The following proteins come from a genomic window of Diceros bicornis minor isolate mBicDic1 chromosome 4, mDicBic1.mat.cur, whole genome shotgun sequence:
- the ZNF687 gene encoding zinc finger protein 687 isoform X1, giving the protein MGDMKTPDFDDLLAAFDIPDIDANEAIHSGPEENEGLGGSGKPEPSVGGESGEAAAAAAARDGSEVPAQAADHGLPPPDISAVSVIVKNTVCPEQSESLAGSSGGEGARAGGVTKEGPMGPRLMQNGFGSPDPSLPGTPHSPAPPNGGTWKEKAMEGKAPLDLFAHFGPEPGEHPDPLPPSAPSPPRERAMTPPPFPSPFELVRENGPALLPPGSPPPLGALKQGRCSPLNPQGLAGLGSGSSPEAAGIPASTSPPQVTEMPFFKQSPGHQSPLASPQMPSCQPLKEEEEDEGPVDKSPPGSPQSPSSGAEAADEDSNDSPASSSSSRPLKVRIKTIKTSCGNITRTVTRVPSDPDPPAPLAEGAFLAEASLLKLSPATPTPEGPKVVSVQLGDGTRLKGTVLPVATIQNASTAMLMAASVARKAVVLPGGTATSPKTMAKNVLGLVPQALPKAEGRAGLGTGGQKVNGASVVMVQPSKPATGPGAGGGTVISRTQSSLVEAFNKILNSKNLLPAYRPNLSPPAEAGLALPPTGYRCLECGDAFSLEKSLARHYDRRSMRIEVTCNHCARRLVFFNKCSLLLHAREHKDKGLVMQCSHLVMRPVALDQMVGQPDITPLLAVSPALGPPVLPALGKSDGAVTSAVTTVAAEAPVLPLSTEPPAAPATSAYTCFRCLECKEQCRDKAGMAAHFQQLGPPAPGATSNVCATCPMMLPNRCSFSAHQRMHKNRPPHVCPECGGNFLQANFQTHLREACLHFSRRVGYRCPSCAVVFGGVNSIKSHIQTSHCEVFHKCPICPMAFKSAPSAHAHLYTQHPSFHTQQAKMIYKCAMCDTVFTHKPLLTSHFDQHLLPQRVSVFKCPSCPLLFAQKRTMLEHLKNTHQSGRLGEETAGKGAGGALLTPKTEPEELAVSRGGAAPATDESSSTSEEEELPSSPEPPRPTKRPRRELGSKGIKGGGGGPGGWTCGLCHSWFPERDEYVAHMKKEHGKSVKKFPCRLCERSFCSAPSLRRHVRVNHEGIKRVYPCRYCTEGKRTFSSRLILEKHVQVRHGLPLGAQSPGRGSALARGPGARAQGPGRKRRQSSDSCSEEPDSTTPPAKSPRGGPGSGGPLRYRSSGSVEQSLVVGLRVDGGAQQCLDCGLCFASPGSLSRHRFISHKKKRGVGSVSALGLGDGEEEAPPPSRSDPEGGDSPLPASGGPLTCKVCGKSCDSPLNLKTHFRTHGMAFIRARQGGSGDN; this is encoded by the exons ATGGGGGACATGAAGACCCCTGATTTTGACGACCTTCTTGCTGCGTTTGACATCCCCGACATTGATGCGAATGAAGCCATCCATTCTGGGCCAGAAGAAAATGAGGGGCTGGGAGGTTCAGGGAAGCCAGAACCCAGTGTAGGGGGTGAAtctggagaagcagcagcagcagcagctgccagGGATGGCTCTGAGGTTCCAGCCCAGGCCGCTGACCATGGCTTGCCACCGCCAGATATCTCGGCAGTCAGCGTCATTGTCAAGAACACTGTGTGTCCTGAGCAGTCTGAGTCCCTGGCTGGGAGTTCAGGAGGGGAAGGGGCCCGGGCTGGGGGCGTGACAAAGGAAGGGCCTATGGGGCCTCGTCTGATGCAGAATGGTTTTGGGAGCCCTGACCCATCCCTTCCAGGaactccccactccccagctccTCCTAATGGGGGtacctggaaagaaaaagccatggaaGGCAAAGCTCCCTTGGACCTATTTGCTCATTTTGGACCTGAGCCAGGGGAGCACCCTGATCCTTTGCCTCCCTCTGCGCCCTCCCCGCCTCGGGAACGGGCCATGACCCCacctcctttcccttctccctttGAGCTGGTCCGGGAGAATGGCCCAGCCCTGCTGCCGCCTGGTTCTCCCCCACCACTGGGGGCCTTGAAGCAGGGCAGGTGTAGCCCTCTTAATCCCCAGGGTCTAGCCGGGCTAGGCTCGGGCTCTAGCCCTGAGGCCGCGGGCATCCCTGCCAGCACCTCACCTCCCCAGGTTACTGAGATGCCCTTCTTCAAGCAGTCTCCAGGGCACCAGAGCCCTCTTGCCTCCCCCCAAATGCCCAGCTGTCAGCCCctaaaggaagaagaagaggacgAGGGGCCAGTGGACAAGTCTCCCCCGGGAAGTCCCCAGAGTCCCTCTAGTGGAGCCGAGGCTGCAGACGAGGACAGCAATGActcccctgcctcctccagctcctccaggCCCCTCAAGGTGCGCATCAAGACCATTAAAACGTCCTGCGGGAATATCACAAGGACTGTAACCCGGGTCCCCTCAGACCCTGATCCCCCTGCACCCTTGGCCGAAGGGGCCTTCCTGGCTGAGGCCAGCCTCCTGAAGCTGTCTCCTGCAACCCCAACCCCTGAGGGTCCAAAGGTGGTGAGCGTCCAACTGGGCGATGGCACGAGGCTAAAGGGCACCGTGCTACCTGTGGCCACCATCCAGAATGCAAGTACTGCCATGCTGATGGCGGCCAGCGTGGCCCGCAAAGCTGTGGTTCTTCCTGGGGGCACTGCCACCAGTCCTAAGACGATGGCGAAGAATGTGCTAGGtcttgtgccccaagccctgcccAAGGCTGAGGGGCGAGCAGGGCTGGGGACAGGAGGGCAGAAGGTGAATGGTGCCTCAGTAGTGATGGTGCAGCCTTCTAAGCCAGCCACTGGGCCGGGTGCAGGGGGTGGCACAGTGATCTCCCGGACCCAGTCCAGCCTGGTGGAGGCCTTCAACAAGATCCTCAACAGCAAGAACCTGCTGCCTGCCTACCGGCCAAACCTAAGTCCACCAGCTGAGGCCGGGCTGGCCCTACCTCCAACGGGCTACCGCTGCCTCGAGTGTGGGGATGCCTTCTCGTTGGAGAAGAGCCTGGCACGGCACTATGACCGCCGGAGCATGCGCATCGAGGTCACCTGCAACCACTGCGCCCGCCGCCTGGTCTTCTTCAACAAGTGCAGCCTGTTGCTGCACGCCCGCGAGCACAAGGACAAGGGGCTCGTCATGCAGTGCTCGCACCTGGTCATGAGGCCTGTAGCCCTGGATCAGATGGTGGGGCAGCCGGACATCACGCCCCTGCTGGCTGTCTCACCTGCCCTTGGACCTCCGGTCTTGCCTGCCTTGGGCAAGAGTGATGGGGCTGTCACCTCTGCCGTTACTACAGTTGCTGCTGAGGCCCCTGTGCTGCCGCTCTCAACCGAGCCGCCTGCTGCCCCTGCCACCTCTGCTTACACGTGCTTTCGCTGCCTGGAGTGCAAGGAGCAGTGCCGGGACAAGGCTGGCATGGCTGCCCACTTCCAGCAGCTTGGGCCCCCTGCCCCTGGGGCCACCAGCAAT GTGTGCGCTACCTGCCCCATGATGCTCCCCAATCGCTGCAGCTTCAGTGCCCACCAGCGCATGCATAAGAACCGACCTCCCCATGTCTGCCCTGAGTGTGGGGGCAACTTCCTGCAAGCCAATTTTCAGACCCATCTCCGGGAGGCCTGTCTGCATTTCTCTCGCCGTGTAGGATACAG GTGCCCCAGCTGTGCAGTGGTGTTTGGGGGTGTGAACTCCATCAAGTCCCACATCCAGACGTCACACTGCGAGGTTTTCCACAAGTGCCCCATCTGCCCCATGGCCTTTAAGTCCGCACCCAGCGCCCATGCCCACCTCTACACCCAGCATCCCAGCTTCCACACGCAGCAGGCCAA GATGATCTACAAGTGCGCCATGTGTGACACGGTCTTCACTCACAAACCCCTCCTCACCTCACACTTTGACCAGCACTTGCTGCCCCAGCGTGTCAGTGTCTTTAAGTGCCCGTCTTGTCCTCTGCTTTTTGCCCAAAAAAGGACCATGCTGGAACATCTCAAG AACACCCATCAGTCCGGGCGCTTGGGGGAGGAGACTGCTGGGAAAGGGGCTGGGGGTGCCCTTCTGACCCCTAAGACCGAGCCTGAGGAGCTGGCTGTGTCTCGGGGAGGAGCAGCTCCCGCTACTGACGAATCTTCTTCAACCTCAGAAGAGGAAGAACTACCCAGCTCCCCTGAGCCCCCTCGCCCAACCAAACGACCTCGGCGGGAACTAGGGAGCAAAGGCATcaagggcgggggtgggggcccTGGAGGCTGGACCTGTGGCCTTTGTCACTCCTGGTTCCCTGAGCGTGACGAGTATGTGGCTCACATGAAGAAGGAGCATGGCAAG TCGGTGAAAAAGTTCCCATGTCGCCTGTGTGAGCGCTCCTTCTGCTCCGCCCCCAGCCTGAGGCGCCACGTCAGGGTCAATCACGAGGGTATCAAGCGAGTTTACCCATGCAG GTATTGCACAGAGGGAAAACGCACCTTCAGCAGCCGCCTGATCCTGGAGAAACACGTCCAGGTTCGGCACGGCTTGCCGCTCGGGGCCCAGTCCCCTGGCCGGGGGAGTGCCCTGGCTCGGGGCCCCGGTGCCAGAGCCCAG GGGCCAGGACGGAAACGCCGCCAGTCCTCTGACTCTTGCAGTGAGGAGCCTGACAGTACAACACCGCCAGCCAAGTCACCCAGGGGTGGACCTGGGTCGGGAGGCCCCCTGCGCTACCGGAGCAGTGGTTCAGTGGAGCAGAGCCTCGTGGTGGGGTTGAGGGTAGATGGCGGTGCCCAGCAGTGCCTCGACTGTGGCTTGTGCTTTGCATCCCCTGGCTCCCTGAGCCGGCACCGTTTCATCAGCCACAAGAAGAAACGGGGTGTGGGTAGTGTCAGTGccctgggcctgggggatggggaggaagagGCCCCCCCCCCATCAAGGTCTGATCCAGAGGGTGGAGATTCACCCTTGCCTGCTTCTGGAGGCCCACTGACCTGTAAGGTCTGTGGCAAGAGCTGTGACAGCCCTCTCAACCTCAAGACCCATTTCCGCACACACGGCATGGCATTCATCAGGGCTCggcaaggaggcagtggggaCAACTAG
- the ZNF687 gene encoding zinc finger protein 687 isoform X2, which produces MGDMKTPDFDDLLAAFDIPDIDANEAIHSGPEENEGLGGSGKPEPSVGGESGEAAAAAAARDGSEVPAQAADHGLPPPDISAVSVIVKNTVCPEQSESLAGSSGGEGARAGGVTKEGPMGPRLMQNGFGSPDPSLPGTPHSPAPPNGGTWKEKAMEGKAPLDLFAHFGPEPGEHPDPLPPSAPSPPRERAMTPPPFPSPFELVRENGPALLPPGSPPPLGALKQGRCSPLNPQGLAGLGSGSSPEAAGIPASTSPPQVTEMPFFKQSPGHQSPLASPQMPSCQPLKEEEEDEGPVDKSPPGSPQSPSSGAEAADEDSNDSPASSSSSRPLKVRIKTIKTSCGNITRTVTRVPSDPDPPAPLAEGAFLAEASLLKLSPATPTPEGPKVVSVQLGDGTRLKGTVLPVATIQNASTAMLMAASVARKAVVLPGGTATSPKTMAKNVLGLVPQALPKAEGRAGLGTGGQKVNGASVVMVQPSKPATGPGAGGGTVISRTQSSLVEAFNKILNSKNLLPAYRPNLSPPAEAGLALPPTGYRCLECGDAFSLEKSLARHYDRRSMRIEVTCNHCARRLVFFNKCSLLLHAREHKDKGLVMQCSHLVMRPVALDQMVGQPDITPLLAVSPALGPPVLPALGKSDGAVTSAVTTVAAEAPVLPLSTEPPAAPATSAYTCFRCLECKEQCRDKAGMAAHFQQLGPPAPGATSNVCATCPMMLPNRCSFSAHQRMHKNRPPHVCPECGGNFLQANFQTHLREACLHFSRRVGYRCPSCAVVFGGVNSIKSHIQTSHCEVFHKCPICPMAFKSAPSAHAHLYTQHPSFHTQQAKMIYKCAMCDTVFTHKPLLTSHFDQHLLPQRVSVFKCPSCPLLFAQKRTMLEHLKNTHQSGRLGEETAGKGAGGALLTPKTEPEELAVSRGGAAPATDESSSTSEEEELPSSPEPPRPTKRPRRELGSKGIKGGGGGPGGWTCGLCHSWFPERDEYVAHMKKEHGKSVKKFPCRLCERSFCSAPSLRRHVRVNHEGIKRVYPCRGQDGNAASPLTLAVRSLTVQHRQPSHPGVDLGREAPCATGAVVQWSRASWWG; this is translated from the exons ATGGGGGACATGAAGACCCCTGATTTTGACGACCTTCTTGCTGCGTTTGACATCCCCGACATTGATGCGAATGAAGCCATCCATTCTGGGCCAGAAGAAAATGAGGGGCTGGGAGGTTCAGGGAAGCCAGAACCCAGTGTAGGGGGTGAAtctggagaagcagcagcagcagcagctgccagGGATGGCTCTGAGGTTCCAGCCCAGGCCGCTGACCATGGCTTGCCACCGCCAGATATCTCGGCAGTCAGCGTCATTGTCAAGAACACTGTGTGTCCTGAGCAGTCTGAGTCCCTGGCTGGGAGTTCAGGAGGGGAAGGGGCCCGGGCTGGGGGCGTGACAAAGGAAGGGCCTATGGGGCCTCGTCTGATGCAGAATGGTTTTGGGAGCCCTGACCCATCCCTTCCAGGaactccccactccccagctccTCCTAATGGGGGtacctggaaagaaaaagccatggaaGGCAAAGCTCCCTTGGACCTATTTGCTCATTTTGGACCTGAGCCAGGGGAGCACCCTGATCCTTTGCCTCCCTCTGCGCCCTCCCCGCCTCGGGAACGGGCCATGACCCCacctcctttcccttctccctttGAGCTGGTCCGGGAGAATGGCCCAGCCCTGCTGCCGCCTGGTTCTCCCCCACCACTGGGGGCCTTGAAGCAGGGCAGGTGTAGCCCTCTTAATCCCCAGGGTCTAGCCGGGCTAGGCTCGGGCTCTAGCCCTGAGGCCGCGGGCATCCCTGCCAGCACCTCACCTCCCCAGGTTACTGAGATGCCCTTCTTCAAGCAGTCTCCAGGGCACCAGAGCCCTCTTGCCTCCCCCCAAATGCCCAGCTGTCAGCCCctaaaggaagaagaagaggacgAGGGGCCAGTGGACAAGTCTCCCCCGGGAAGTCCCCAGAGTCCCTCTAGTGGAGCCGAGGCTGCAGACGAGGACAGCAATGActcccctgcctcctccagctcctccaggCCCCTCAAGGTGCGCATCAAGACCATTAAAACGTCCTGCGGGAATATCACAAGGACTGTAACCCGGGTCCCCTCAGACCCTGATCCCCCTGCACCCTTGGCCGAAGGGGCCTTCCTGGCTGAGGCCAGCCTCCTGAAGCTGTCTCCTGCAACCCCAACCCCTGAGGGTCCAAAGGTGGTGAGCGTCCAACTGGGCGATGGCACGAGGCTAAAGGGCACCGTGCTACCTGTGGCCACCATCCAGAATGCAAGTACTGCCATGCTGATGGCGGCCAGCGTGGCCCGCAAAGCTGTGGTTCTTCCTGGGGGCACTGCCACCAGTCCTAAGACGATGGCGAAGAATGTGCTAGGtcttgtgccccaagccctgcccAAGGCTGAGGGGCGAGCAGGGCTGGGGACAGGAGGGCAGAAGGTGAATGGTGCCTCAGTAGTGATGGTGCAGCCTTCTAAGCCAGCCACTGGGCCGGGTGCAGGGGGTGGCACAGTGATCTCCCGGACCCAGTCCAGCCTGGTGGAGGCCTTCAACAAGATCCTCAACAGCAAGAACCTGCTGCCTGCCTACCGGCCAAACCTAAGTCCACCAGCTGAGGCCGGGCTGGCCCTACCTCCAACGGGCTACCGCTGCCTCGAGTGTGGGGATGCCTTCTCGTTGGAGAAGAGCCTGGCACGGCACTATGACCGCCGGAGCATGCGCATCGAGGTCACCTGCAACCACTGCGCCCGCCGCCTGGTCTTCTTCAACAAGTGCAGCCTGTTGCTGCACGCCCGCGAGCACAAGGACAAGGGGCTCGTCATGCAGTGCTCGCACCTGGTCATGAGGCCTGTAGCCCTGGATCAGATGGTGGGGCAGCCGGACATCACGCCCCTGCTGGCTGTCTCACCTGCCCTTGGACCTCCGGTCTTGCCTGCCTTGGGCAAGAGTGATGGGGCTGTCACCTCTGCCGTTACTACAGTTGCTGCTGAGGCCCCTGTGCTGCCGCTCTCAACCGAGCCGCCTGCTGCCCCTGCCACCTCTGCTTACACGTGCTTTCGCTGCCTGGAGTGCAAGGAGCAGTGCCGGGACAAGGCTGGCATGGCTGCCCACTTCCAGCAGCTTGGGCCCCCTGCCCCTGGGGCCACCAGCAAT GTGTGCGCTACCTGCCCCATGATGCTCCCCAATCGCTGCAGCTTCAGTGCCCACCAGCGCATGCATAAGAACCGACCTCCCCATGTCTGCCCTGAGTGTGGGGGCAACTTCCTGCAAGCCAATTTTCAGACCCATCTCCGGGAGGCCTGTCTGCATTTCTCTCGCCGTGTAGGATACAG GTGCCCCAGCTGTGCAGTGGTGTTTGGGGGTGTGAACTCCATCAAGTCCCACATCCAGACGTCACACTGCGAGGTTTTCCACAAGTGCCCCATCTGCCCCATGGCCTTTAAGTCCGCACCCAGCGCCCATGCCCACCTCTACACCCAGCATCCCAGCTTCCACACGCAGCAGGCCAA GATGATCTACAAGTGCGCCATGTGTGACACGGTCTTCACTCACAAACCCCTCCTCACCTCACACTTTGACCAGCACTTGCTGCCCCAGCGTGTCAGTGTCTTTAAGTGCCCGTCTTGTCCTCTGCTTTTTGCCCAAAAAAGGACCATGCTGGAACATCTCAAG AACACCCATCAGTCCGGGCGCTTGGGGGAGGAGACTGCTGGGAAAGGGGCTGGGGGTGCCCTTCTGACCCCTAAGACCGAGCCTGAGGAGCTGGCTGTGTCTCGGGGAGGAGCAGCTCCCGCTACTGACGAATCTTCTTCAACCTCAGAAGAGGAAGAACTACCCAGCTCCCCTGAGCCCCCTCGCCCAACCAAACGACCTCGGCGGGAACTAGGGAGCAAAGGCATcaagggcgggggtgggggcccTGGAGGCTGGACCTGTGGCCTTTGTCACTCCTGGTTCCCTGAGCGTGACGAGTATGTGGCTCACATGAAGAAGGAGCATGGCAAG TCGGTGAAAAAGTTCCCATGTCGCCTGTGTGAGCGCTCCTTCTGCTCCGCCCCCAGCCTGAGGCGCCACGTCAGGGTCAATCACGAGGGTATCAAGCGAGTTTACCCATGCAG GGGCCAGGACGGAAACGCCGCCAGTCCTCTGACTCTTGCAGTGAGGAGCCTGACAGTACAACACCGCCAGCCAAGTCACCCAGGGGTGGACCTGGGTCGGGAGGCCCCCTGCGCTACCGGAGCAGTGGTTCAGTGGAGCAGAGCCTCGTGGTGGGGTTGA